In Camelina sativa cultivar DH55 chromosome 17, Cs, whole genome shotgun sequence, the genomic stretch ATGTCAGACAATCCCGtggaaaaattaataaaaagctATCTGTAATCATTCtgacaaatacaaaaatactcCGCGGGATTGTCTGACAAATGTGTAGTGTAGCTATTCAATCCCGGAGTATACTATTTCATTTATTAATGGTCAGTAATAAGATGACCACTTGATGTGAGTTTTCGATGTAGTCTGTTGGAAGAAATATagtaatactattattttatttaaacataacaaaaaaaaaaaaaatgagagtaaTAATTGAAGTATGGGATACTAACCAAGATACCATTACTGAAACGGAGGAGAACCGTGAAGGTGATGGAGTACGCAGCCAACTCGGTTGGGCCAAGATGGCCGATGAAAGCTTGACTTATCATTGAAACTCCGAACGTAGAGAATCTCGTGAAGATCGCCGGCGCCGCCACAACCCATAGCTTCTTTGATTCAATCCAAACCTTTTCCTTCATCCCCAACTCATCCTCTTCTCCGCCAGTCTCCACGGTCTTTTTCAACAGAGCCGTCGTGAGCTCTCCTTCTCCTCCGGCCATCTTGGAGTCTCAGTTTGTATCGGATGGACCAGATGGTATGAGgaaataaatagaaaagagaaggcagagaaagatagagaggaGAGAGTTTGTGTCTGAATTGGTTTAGAGAACcaattttgtgtttattttttctttcttttttttttttttttttttatctactcGTCATATTTTATTGGNCCGTCTACGCCTCTTGCAGGAAGTAAGCAGTGAGATTTAAACACTCTAATAAAGAAATTAGTTGTATCTTAAATACGTGCATTGATCAACCATTTGACTAATAACTAGCATTTTAGTATTTCACGTTCATTGGTCGTGACTATTTGTTGCACCATAAAcccataaaaaaacaagaatctagTCGCGACCATAGGGGGAGCATACCATACTATTATTGTCAAATTCTTGTGCTAACAAGATTCGgagaaatacatttttttaattaagattatcCAGAACTCTCCAAatcaaaaattcatttttattgaCCGTACATTTTCGtaagtcaaacaaaattaataacaGCTAATATGttctttttgatgaaaaaaattcatatgtttctcttaaatatcattcaaaattaaataagtattttattattgtttttatgaaGTTTTGTTTATTCTGGTCCAATccaacaattcaaaaatttgagcGAAACATTTACCAATAAAAAATTCTTAAAGAAGTAAGATTATTTTTAATCCATTTCTATTTTCATCTTCAATTCTTAAAAAAgcaatattcatttttttaaaagaagtcaaatttatttttttctttataaatattcttaaagaagtaaaattcatttttttatttataaataaagatcTTTATATTTACACTCTAATTTGGAGATCAATTCAAAATAGAGTAGAGTTGGAATAAACCCGACcttttttaaatcttatataataaattagagTTCTCTCCTAAAATTTGCTTCCAAAGTTTGACATGTGGCACTTGTTCATCTGACAACTTTAAAAGTTGCAGATGATTTTGAAAAGTGTTAGctaaaataaagttaaatgtttttatattttaacctaaagttaattaagaaaaattaaacactttccaaaaatatccccaaatacaatataaactatagaaaaagcaaaggataaaaaaaagaaaataaatataaacacaaaatgtaataaacaataatttaaaaactacTAAAAGCCACTTATTACATATAAACATAaatgtaaaatgaaaaatatatatatatatatatatatataaacacaaaaattaattgacagtaataaaaaatttatcaaaagcCACttattacaatataaaatatagaaaaacaaaggaaaagaatatatgtatacatatatatatgtaatcacaaaatttaattaacaataataaaaaaaaactattaaaagccatttattacatatatacagaaacgtaaaacgaaaaaaataatacaaaatatatatatagacaaaaacacaaaatttagttgggagtaattaaaaaattaccaaaattcaGTTATTACATACAAACATAATACAAACATaactgtaaaacaaaaaagataatacaaaaaaagcaaatatatatatatatatatataaacacaaaatttaattgggagtaattaaaattttaccaaaagcCACTTATCacatacaaatataaatataaacgaaaaaaataataccATGCAACGCACCAGACTCTACCTAGTacaatatgaaacaaaagaaaaaagaaagtggAAGCTATTTGGCATAGTAATCAAGAGTTTAAAGGCTTGTATACCAAGTGTCAAGTTCAATTCCTAGGATTAGCAGTTTCTTGTGAATTAATGGTGTAAAGTGTACGGAGAATCCATAATATTGCATACAAAACCTTACATTGTGGTCTTGTGTATTTTAGAGAGTGTATTCACCTGAGTGTTTCAAGGAGAGATGCATCGTGGAatcattatttaattaatgGTGTAAAGTGTACGGAGATTCCATAATATTGCATACAAAACTTTACGTTGTGGTCTTGTGTATTTTAGAGAGAGTTTATTCACCTGAGTGTTTCAAGGAGAGATGCATCGTGGAATCATTAATAAATTTGTAGCAGATGTTTGATTGCCGCATGTGATTGAAGagtatcattaataaaatattttttattgagGGTGCTAGAATGCTAAGAACAGTTACAGATGTTCAACCGTTCTGTCTGATATGTCGTAGTTTCAGGCGAATTTGCCTAAATGTTAAGGTTACATCAGATGTTGTGGAGGTGTGATAGGCCTCTGCAAGTATATACAAGAAGGAAGAGCAGAGAAGCACGTGCAGACTTGGAAGGAGACACGTGCGATCAAGAGGAAAATGTTATATAAACCTTGTTTGTAAAAAAGAGAtagttatgttgtttgttgtgagAATACGAGACTTATGTGTCTTCGTTGGGAGAGGAATATGATCTAGCTGCGTCTAGAATTTCTCTTGGTTCTTGTTACATTCAGTTACGGTTGTATCATACATTCTTTGGGAGTTAATAAAATGAGAGTCTTTTTCTTAACAAGGTGATGGTTCGAAACTGAGTGTACGAgttctctctctaaaaaacaaatcaattgtGTGGCCTAGAAGATGTGGATGAATGAAATCATAGGATGATGGCTGGTGTGTTCGAGAATGACTTGGATGTGTTCATGTCAAGACACAAGATGAAGAAGTGGAAGGTCATTCAATATATCAACTTCACCGCTGACAACAAGACCATGTACGGTCAACAAGCACGACTAATGCATGTGCTCAAGAAGTCAGAGCTAAAATCATTTACATGACTGCTCACAAGATCCCTTTCAATTTCAGCAAGCTTGGTGTATCAGCATTGGATAATGTAGCATCTGGTACAACTTGATGAGGTTAAAGCAGTATCTAAGATTAAGAATCACCAAAAATCCGACAAAGAAGCCGATATATGTGCAAGTTTCAAACTTAATTGCGCTAGCCGTGCCCAGAGATTTAGCcgtaggcaaaaaaaaaaaattttcatctttaaaataatttataaaaatataacacttTTAATACTTCATAAACCAAAGGTATAAAATAATCTTTCATAGTATTGTGTtactatcaacaacaaaaaatagtttggTGATTATacgaattttaaataaattgtgGTATAAAAATGTGATATCtaattaatataagaaaatattaatatggaGAGATCCTAACTTGTCGTTGTAATTATAGATTCTATATATTGCAGTATTGCTCTATATTCACTATATTCCCTTATCACTAGTATAAATTTCCATAACCTTACTTTGATATATGCATGAACAAAaactattaacaaaaatatggcTTCTTAATCTTTCTACAAAATTAAAGGCCGTAGGCGAATGTTTCTTTTTCTACCATGTAGGCACGGCTCTGCGCTCAAACATGGGGAAATGTATCCAATTATGCGGATGTTTATGTGCCAAGGAAACGAGAGCTGACTAAAGGAGAGATTGAATAAGTAATATGTTGTAGATATTCACTAAATATTCTCTACAGCAACTTAAAAATAAAGGATAAGTTTGGAGGacaagttttatattttagtggAGCTTTGCGGAGATTTGTAGATTCATAGAAGTAAGGTTTTCGTGTTGTATATATACAGACTAGAGACGCCATGAAGTGTCGCTAAAATGCTCTAGGATATTTTGGTGAGAATGCAAACTTCGAAATCGAAACTAACAAATAAGTTAAGAAGGTGAGTTTTcaattaactttttctttttcatgagCGAGTGAATAGGATTAAAGTAGAGTTAAATTTAGACTTGTTTTTAGTCGGGATTGATCTATTGGATAAAATATTTCAAGTAACAGCCTAGATAAATAAATACTTGTTGAATTATactttatcaacaaaaaacaaatagaatcaattagaaaaaaatatttgtggattttacctttttggtttcactattttagatttgttatttttaaaaatataacttttacacattatatatttggttttttgtttcatttattttagggCTTAATGTCTCTTActaaatatgtattttatattttaaaaatcacaaatgtTTAGTTATGGAAAAAATTAGAATACATACCTCAATCTTAATAGGTAATTTGAACTCTATACTAAATCTTTTAAGTCTTTGAAATGTACCCTTATGGGCTGAACTAAATGACTATTTTGTCCttggttacaaattaaattaaactaaatacaatataattaaattaatttatttgaaaattttatttttaaaaataatatgtaaactagATATTCGGAATTTTctgtattgttttttaaaaattatgaattaatttattatatataatattaatcaataactaaaaaattaaattaagataaaataaataacatatacccttaattaataattaattaaacattaaaaattaaacataaaataattaaactcatcattgttagaaaattatttttaaaaataactgtttatattttagatattgaaatttttttgataatgatgaATGTAGTttattatggaaaatattaatcaataaaaaaaattaaaaaagttttttttgataatgatcATGAAGTAGTTTATtatggaaaataaattaaaatttttaaaattaaaattacggaaaatattttagatattaaaatttttttttgataatgacGATGAagtagtttaaaaaataaattaaattttttttgataatgatgaaatagtttattatggaaaaaattaatcaataaagaaaattaaaaaagaaaattaaagaaaattaatcaatagataatattatttttcatttaataaaaaagttttgaaaaataattatatattttaatttattttgaaaattgttaactttaataaaataataataaattgtgagattttagaaaataaatcaacagttcaaaaaaatcgactatgtaacaaatcaattaataaaaaaataaatcgactttttaatataagtcaacaaagaaaaaaacataaatcagcaggaataaaatataagtcgaCAGTTAAAAAAGTCAATCATATTAATAAGtcaacttaaaataaaataagtctactaagaccaaacaaatcaacgggaaaaaatataaatcaacaaacaaaacaaataagtcaacatcatcaaaagtcgactttgtaaaaaaacaatcaaacaaaaaaaaaagtcgacaattttataataaatcgatggaaaaataaataagtcgacaaaaattaaacttaagtcaaccattcaaaatatcttccttattaataaatcaatgtagaatataataagtcaacaataaataaacaaatcaacagaaaacaaatataaatcgatgaacaaaaaaataagtcaacagttaaaaaaatcgACTATGTTATAAATCCACTAGCCATAACATAAGTCAACTGTTCTAATATAAGTCGATGACACAGATAATTAAGTcaacagaagtaaaaaaacaaaacgattgtTCAAAAAATCGACATTATAAAGAAATCAACCTTGATTAAAATAAGtctaaaacatttatatatatatatatatattataaattgtataatcttgaattatttatttttaaagaaaattaaatctaaataatatcaacaaaaatatttaaattctttttctttaaccaaaattttaagataaaaaatttattcatgtaatcattatttaaaatacaataaataattttcgttataattttaaattattaaataattaattccgaatttaacaattttaagaagtaatttatttttaaagttgatttatttttaaatataagttaagtttttattgtttttatttaattgttaaaattatttagtaataAGAGTATTTCTGTCCATTTTCATTCTAAAAtgtgtagttttcaaataactataagattaagtgtaattttcaaatttcttttcaaatataGTATAGTTTTCAAATTGTCCCTTTTTTAATGGCAAATCAATAAAAACCATTAGACAAAtgacaaattcaaaaaaaatgaatgacaGAATGGCAGTTTCAACCATAATCCCGAATAAATATAAAAGCGTTGGATTTAACTCGTTACAAATCGAATTCTTGTTATGATGCTACCTACACGTTAACAAGTGTAGAGTAGCAAtacttcaaaaaacaaataacaatggTATAACTAATAGAATAAGCAGACAACTCGGTGACCAAATATATCATCGTAAAAGAATATTATTCCTCTGATGAAATTTGATTTGCATCCCTAGATTCTTGTACAGCCCACCGGTTTAAATTTCTCAACGACGTAGATACCTTAAAAAAGtgacaacaaaaaagtataagGTCCAATTAAGAACATATATACCTTGCTTGAACAAACTAATTACTTTTGTTAGGAGAAAAACTTCAATTCTTTTATCTTAAACTAATTCACGAAAAGATTTAAACACTAATAATCAATTTCTAACCTGTTGATCCCAATCTGTTCTGAGAGTCGCGATGGTAAGCACACAAGTCTGAACAAATGTTCCAAAGATCATCCCCATCCATACACCCTAtgcatatagaaaaaaaaaaaggttgtgttAATTTCAATAGTTTAATGTCACTTCTACACACTTTTGTCTCCAAGATCAGAAAACTAAACCTAGTAAAACGAAAAACTTACTTGGACTTGCAAATCAACGACGTAGCCAAGGATTGCACCCAAAGGTATTCCGACAAGGTAATAACAAGCAAGGTTAACGTAAGTCACATATCCCTGCCATCCTGCTCCCACTGCAACTCCTGTTCCGGTTTAAACCGATTCAAACACACAAACTACTTTCAATATCATTGGTTCGAATATTTCTATGCgttaaatggaaagaaaaaaaaaatacataccaGAAAGAACGGGTTGAACACTGTTCAAGAGTATGGAAATGGCTAACAGTGGAGAAAGATCGGCAACTTCTGCGGCGACAGCTTCACTTGTAGTGAAAATGTAGGAAATTCTTCCTTTTAGAaacaagaagacgaagaacaTAACTGTTCCTATAAGTAGTGACGTTAAACCCGCTATCAATGTTGCAAACTTGGCTGCTTTTGCGTTCCCTCTACCGAGTTCGTTGGAGACTCgtacactatatatatagatatatatatatatatatatatatatatatatatatatatatatatatatatatatatatatatatatatatatatatatatatatatatatatatatatatatatatatatatatatatatatatatatatatatatatatatatatatatatatatatatatatatatatatatatatatatatatatatatatatatatatatatatatatatatatatatatatatatatatatatatatatatatatatatatatatatatagataagttAGAAGATGATATGTAAAGAGTATCAATTATAAAGTGAAGTGTGTATGTATGAATCTATAGAGATGTATCAATTCACCTTACTCCTGCCAAAAAACCAAGTGATATCATCATCGCCAGTCCATTAAAGCTGAtgctgcaagaaaaaaaaattgggaaagaTTAGTCGATttgtaaaatatgatttatacgTCACTATCTACTATTACTTAGGAGTCAAGTTAATACTAAAATAACGTATATTTGTTTAAATCGGTATTGGTTATGGAGATGAGCAGGGATACAAGGTCAATGCTTGTTAATTTACCAGATTGCTAGTGCATCAAGAGCCACCTCTGCGTTTTTCAAATTTCCAGTGAGTAGTACCAAGATCGAATTGTACCATAGCTCTAAGCTGTCCAAAATAACGACCACAAAGTAAGTACTAATTaaagtaacaaaagaaaaagtaacaattatcattataactaaaattataaaactctcAATGACATATGTAAATATAGTAAAACTTTAGTTTAGAGGTAGTTTacagttttaaattatatattaaagtCGTTCCTGGAATCCTAGTAACTAAAGGACTTTAGTCTGTGGTTTTGACTTGAAAAGTGTTACTAATTGCAAACTTTATCTTAATTTGCAAAAATGTTATGAACTTTCTTTGGTAACCAGATTTATCCTAAACTAGTTGATGATCATAAAGTTTGTAGCCAGAAAACTTATCCATTGACTAAGTAAATGCATCAAAGTGGAAACCAATCTCTTGATTTAATTGGCAAAAGACAGGGAAAACTTAAAGCTAACTTTATGAAATGTTGCCACGCTGACACTAATAAGACCTTTTATATTCTGTGTAAAATGTTTGGTTGATGAGACACTAATTCCttcgtattttatttaaaattaggaAACCTTACCAAAGCATTCCACCGGAAGCCAAAGATAGTTTGAAGACAGGCCATAAATCTTTGAACGCCAGAATAGTGAATCCTCTCCACGTATCCTTACACCCACCGCACGTGACATACAAGAGCTGTACAATGTTAGGGAACCAGTACGCAACGAGCGTCGAGATCATAGCACCAGTGATCCCGAACTCGAAATGAACCACTAGGAGCCACGAGAAGAAGCCATGGAGCCCTAAGGAGACAGCAGCTGCATAGGCAATGATCTTGTTCCTGCTCTGAGCTTGGAGAAACATTTGACAAGTGAAGGTAGGCACGAAGGAAAAGTTGATGCCTATGACCCACAGAGCTATGATCTGAGCCACACGGACAATACGTTCCTCTTGACCTAAGGCTAAGAGGACAGGGccagagaagatgaagatgggtATGAGGCAAATGGTACAACCTGTGAGGACGATCCATGACCTTTGGAGGTAGATCCCGAGCATATGGTTTTGTTTGGCTCCGTAAGCTTGACCACATAGTGTTTCCAATGCACTGGCCATGCCTAACTGcattagaaataataataatttagagTTGAGACACTGTAGTTTCATAAGTGTTAGCTGAATAAAGtttggtcaaaaaaaatttatttgagttTGATAAACGTTTTTAGTCTGATGGGTTTAATTTCTAAAAGCAATTTGGGTCCAGTTAATCTTTTAAAGCGGTCAACGAAATTggtatgtagtttttttttttttttttctgaaaaagaTAAATTGGTATGTAGTTATGTTATCAATCATcgacaaataataataaaaaggcgTTATGTTATGTATAAAGATATTTGTGGTTGGCAAGAAACCACAACATAtatcttttatcaaaaaaagacaaaacaacaaaaaattgtgCAACGACAAGCATTGTTGCTGTCAGTAATCAGCATTCACATGAATACTACGTTATTTTAACTTTCCGGCAAAAAGAATACAAATGATATGTTTTCTCTCTaactaaaaacatattttacttcGGCTGTGAT encodes the following:
- the LOC104757671 gene encoding protein DETOXIFICATION 21-like, translated to MAGGGGGEELTAPLLKNTAENNGNADDLGMKEKVWIESKKLWVVAAPAIFTRFSTFGVSMISQAFIGHLGPTELAAYSITFTILLRFSNGILLGMASALETLCGQAYGAKQNHMLGIYLQRSWIVLTGCTICLIPIFIFSGPVLLALGQEERIVRVAQIIALWVIGINFSFVPTFTCQMFLQAQSRNKIIAYAAAVSLGLHGFFSWLLVVHFEFGITGAMISTLVAYWFPNIVQLLYVTCGGCKDTWRGFTILAFKDLWPVFKLSLASGGMLCLELWYNSILVLLTGNLKNAEVALDALAICISFNGLAMMISLGFLAGVSVRVSNELGRGNAKAAKFATLIAGLTSLLIGTVMFFVFLFLKGRISYIFTTSEAVAAEVADLSPLLAISILLNSVQPVLSGVAVGAGWQGYVTYVNLACYYLVGIPLGAILGYVVDLQVQGVWMGMIFGTFVQTCVLTIATLRTDWDQQVSTSLRNLNRWAVQESRDANQISSEE